The following are encoded together in the Acidimicrobiales bacterium genome:
- the ftsZ gene encoding cell division protein FtsZ — MAGIPQNYLAVIKVIGIGGGGVNAVNRMIDAGLKGVEFVAVNTDAQALLMSDADVKLDIGRELTRGLGAGSDPEIGRQAAEDHRQEIEEALEGADMVFITAGKGGGTGTGAAPVVAEVAKSLEALTIGVVTRPFAFEGRRRSVQAEAGIQRLREKVDTQIVIPNDRLLTIADEKTSMLNAFKMADEILLQGVQGITDLITTPGLINTDFADVKMVMHDAGSALMGIGFGSGEGRALNAARAAISSPLLEASIEGARGILLNISGGSDLGLFEVNEAAEVIHGVAHPDANIIFGAVIDDAMGDEVRVTVIAAGFDRWDDKRSETERRPSILDRDTLLRDDETPDIFTDDEGDDLDIDGDDDFDVPSFLR, encoded by the coding sequence ATGGCCGGTATTCCCCAGAACTACCTGGCGGTCATCAAGGTCATCGGCATCGGCGGGGGTGGTGTCAACGCGGTCAACCGCATGATCGACGCCGGTCTCAAGGGCGTGGAGTTCGTCGCCGTCAACACCGATGCCCAGGCCCTGCTCATGAGCGACGCCGACGTCAAGCTCGACATCGGCCGTGAGCTCACCCGTGGGCTCGGGGCAGGCAGCGATCCCGAGATCGGACGTCAGGCCGCCGAGGACCACCGACAGGAGATCGAAGAGGCGCTCGAGGGCGCCGACATGGTGTTCATCACCGCCGGCAAGGGCGGTGGAACCGGCACGGGGGCGGCGCCGGTGGTCGCCGAGGTCGCCAAGAGCCTCGAGGCGCTCACCATCGGCGTGGTCACCCGACCGTTCGCGTTCGAAGGTCGCCGCCGCTCGGTCCAGGCCGAAGCCGGCATCCAGCGCCTCCGCGAGAAGGTCGACACCCAGATCGTCATCCCCAACGATCGCCTCCTCACCATCGCCGATGAGAAGACGTCGATGCTCAACGCCTTCAAGATGGCCGACGAGATCCTCCTCCAAGGGGTGCAGGGCATCACCGACCTCATCACCACGCCGGGTCTGATCAACACCGACTTCGCCGACGTGAAGATGGTGATGCACGACGCCGGTTCGGCGCTGATGGGCATCGGGTTCGGCTCCGGCGAGGGTCGGGCGCTGAACGCGGCCCGGGCCGCGATCTCCAGCCCGCTGTTGGAGGCATCCATCGAAGGTGCCCGCGGCATCCTCCTCAACATCTCCGGGGGCAGCGACCTGGGCTTGTTCGAGGTCAACGAGGCGGCCGAGGTCATCCACGGTGTCGCCCATCCCGACGCCAACATCATCTTCGGCGCGGTCATCGACGACGCCATGGGCGACGAGGTCCGGGTCACCGTCATCGCCGCCGGGTTCGACCGGTGGGACGACAAGCGCAGCGAGACCGAACGGCGGCCGTCGATCCTCGACCGCGACACGCTGCTTCGCGACGACGAGACCCCCGACATCTTCACCGACGACGAGGGCGACGACCTCGACATCGACGGCGACGACGACTTCGACGTGCCGTCGTTCCTGCGCTAG
- a CDS encoding YggS family pyridoxal phosphate-dependent enzyme has product MGLPEIDPAVVGERLAALRRRIREVGVDPDTTTILAVTKGFGPDAVQAALAAGLVDVGENYAQELLSKVESAAAVPPRWHMIGALQRNKVRKLAPHVSVWQTVDRLAVGREIARWAPGATVFVQVNATGEAAKAGCPPDQVPELVEQLHALGLDVRGLMTIGPTEVGADPRPGFEATAALADRLGLAERSMGMSGDLEVGLSCGATMVRVGTALFGPRRQGVTAEPPAGV; this is encoded by the coding sequence ATGGGCCTCCCCGAGATCGACCCGGCGGTGGTGGGCGAACGCCTGGCCGCGCTCCGACGGCGCATCCGCGAGGTCGGTGTCGATCCCGACACGACCACCATCCTGGCCGTCACCAAGGGGTTCGGTCCCGACGCGGTCCAGGCGGCGTTGGCTGCCGGGCTGGTCGACGTCGGCGAGAACTACGCCCAGGAGCTGCTGTCCAAGGTCGAATCCGCCGCCGCCGTGCCGCCTCGGTGGCACATGATCGGGGCGTTGCAGCGAAACAAGGTGCGCAAGCTGGCACCGCACGTCTCGGTGTGGCAGACGGTCGACCGTCTCGCCGTCGGCCGCGAGATCGCCCGGTGGGCCCCGGGCGCCACGGTCTTCGTGCAGGTGAACGCCACCGGCGAGGCCGCCAAGGCCGGGTGCCCACCGGACCAGGTGCCAGAGTTGGTCGAGCAGCTGCACGCGCTGGGCCTCGACGTGCGGGGATTGATGACCATCGGCCCCACCGAGGTCGGTGCCGATCCGCGTCCGGGGTTCGAGGCGACCGCCGCGCTGGCCGACCGGCTCGGTCTCGCCGAGCGGTCCATGGGCATGTCCGGTGACCTCGAGGTCGGCCTGTCGTGCGGTGCCACCATGGTCAGGGTCGGGACGGCGCTGTTCGGGCCGCGTCGCCAGGGTGTCACCGCTGAACCCCCGGCCGGCGTCTAG
- the ftsW gene encoding putative lipid II flippase FtsW, translating into MITDEPTETRPRSGPRLLGRPRGRRTGLFMALLAIVVLLCLLGLVMVMSASSVVGLYQFGSSWYFVKRQAIWLGAGLVVLVLTMRIDYHVWRRLAVPSLLVSLGLLVLVLIPGIGREVYGATRWLGIGPVQIQPSEFAKFGLVLFTADLLARRAHRMHDLRITLKPVAVVTAVVAGLVLLQPNLGTTMVIGAIAVAMLFVAGTPLLPLAGLGMGGAAAAGGLALAAPYRRERVMTFLDPWRDPLDTGYQTIQSLVGIAQGGLAGVGLGASRSKWGFLPFAHTDFVFAIIAEEAGLIGASLVVALFIALAWLGVLTSMRAPDTFGMLVAAGITTWLCVQAFVNIGAVIGILPITGVPLPFVSFGGSSLLAIMAASGILLNVSRHAR; encoded by the coding sequence ATGATCACAGACGAACCCACCGAGACCCGCCCACGGTCGGGGCCCCGCCTCCTTGGCCGACCGAGGGGACGCCGCACCGGGCTCTTCATGGCGCTGTTGGCCATCGTGGTGCTGCTCTGCCTGCTCGGACTGGTCATGGTGATGTCGGCCTCGTCGGTCGTCGGGCTCTACCAGTTCGGCTCGTCCTGGTACTTCGTGAAGCGTCAGGCGATCTGGCTCGGTGCCGGCCTCGTCGTCCTCGTGCTCACCATGCGGATCGACTACCACGTCTGGCGCCGGCTGGCGGTCCCGTCGCTGCTGGTCTCGCTCGGGTTGCTCGTGCTCGTGCTCATCCCCGGCATCGGCCGCGAGGTCTACGGTGCGACCCGCTGGCTGGGGATCGGTCCCGTCCAGATCCAGCCGTCGGAGTTCGCCAAGTTCGGCCTCGTCCTGTTCACCGCCGACCTGCTCGCCCGGCGGGCCCACCGGATGCACGACCTGCGCATCACCCTGAAGCCGGTGGCGGTGGTCACCGCGGTCGTGGCGGGGCTGGTGCTGTTGCAGCCGAACCTCGGCACCACCATGGTCATCGGCGCCATCGCCGTGGCCATGCTGTTCGTGGCCGGCACCCCGCTGCTCCCCCTTGCCGGACTCGGTATGGGCGGCGCCGCTGCTGCCGGCGGGCTGGCCCTCGCTGCTCCCTACCGGCGGGAGCGTGTCATGACGTTCCTCGATCCGTGGCGGGACCCCCTCGACACGGGCTACCAGACCATCCAGTCGTTGGTCGGCATCGCCCAGGGCGGCCTGGCGGGGGTGGGGCTCGGAGCGAGTCGCTCGAAATGGGGCTTCCTGCCCTTCGCCCACACCGACTTCGTGTTCGCCATCATCGCCGAGGAGGCAGGGCTCATCGGCGCGTCGCTCGTCGTCGCCCTCTTCATCGCCCTCGCCTGGCTGGGGGTGCTCACCTCGATGCGCGCGCCCGACACCTTCGGCATGCTCGTCGCCGCAGGGATCACCACCTGGCTCTGCGTGCAGGCCTTCGTCAACATCGGCGCAGTCATCGGCATCCTGCCCATCACCGGGGTGCCCCTGCCCTTCGTCTCCTTCGGTGGCTCGTCGCTGCTGGCGATCATGGCGGCCAGCGGGATCTTGTTGAACGTGTCGCGCCATGCCCGCTGA
- a CDS encoding polyphenol oxidase family protein — MAVTLPLLDGRQAHLVFTDRSHGDLGREAAATERDARRARVAPLPWTSLAQVHGSSVVEVTAPGEHADVEADAAVTTATGAVLAVHTADCAPVALIADGGAVAVVHVGWKGLSEGVVERGAGRLRSVARGPYRAVLGPCIHPECYQFSEPDLVPLVERFGPVVRSTTSAGQPALDLPAAVAVALGREAVPLVADHTACTACGGRWYSHRARGDRERQALVAWIARA; from the coding sequence GTGGCCGTCACCCTGCCCCTGCTCGATGGCCGGCAGGCGCACCTGGTCTTCACCGACCGATCCCACGGCGATCTGGGTCGCGAGGCCGCCGCGACCGAACGTGATGCCCGTCGCGCTCGGGTGGCCCCGCTTCCCTGGACGTCGTTGGCGCAGGTGCACGGCTCGTCGGTCGTCGAGGTCACCGCTCCCGGCGAGCACGCCGACGTCGAGGCCGACGCCGCGGTCACCACCGCCACGGGTGCGGTACTGGCCGTGCACACCGCCGACTGTGCTCCCGTTGCGCTGATCGCCGACGGCGGAGCGGTGGCGGTCGTCCATGTCGGCTGGAAGGGCCTGTCCGAAGGGGTGGTCGAACGCGGGGCCGGTCGCCTTCGCTCGGTCGCCCGCGGTCCCTACCGGGCGGTGTTGGGACCCTGCATCCATCCCGAGTGCTACCAGTTCTCCGAGCCCGACCTCGTGCCGCTGGTCGAGCGGTTCGGTCCCGTCGTGCGCTCGACCACCTCCGCCGGTCAGCCCGCCCTCGATCTGCCGGCCGCGGTGGCCGTGGCGCTGGGGCGCGAGGCCGTTCCCCTCGTCGCCGACCACACCGCGTGCACCGCGTGCGGCGGTCGGTGGTACTCGCACCGGGCCCGAGGCGACCGCGAACGTCAGGCACTGGTGGCCTGGATCGCACGGGCCTGA
- the murB gene encoding UDP-N-acetylmuramate dehydrogenase, producing the protein MNRDAPAIDAVAEALGPRVRRQVPLGPLTTYRVGGPAALLLDAHAVADLVDLGQVLAEHPVPVLVVGKGSNLLVLDGGFAGVVVHLGDEFASVDIEGTRVTAGGAASMPVVARRTARAGLTGFEWAVGIPGSIGGSVRMNAGGHGSDMAASLISIRVVALAGGDHDEVSADALELSYRSSNLAPSTVVVDATFGLSRGDPATAQAEIDSIVRWRRANQPGGPNAGSVFTNPPDDHAGRLIDEAGCRGLRLGSAQVSPKHANFIQADPGGSADDIWRLMNEVRTRVAERMGVELRAETHVVGEPAS; encoded by the coding sequence GTGAACCGCGATGCGCCAGCCATCGACGCCGTCGCCGAGGCCCTGGGTCCGCGTGTCCGGCGCCAGGTGCCGCTCGGGCCGCTCACCACCTATCGCGTCGGAGGGCCCGCAGCGCTGCTGCTCGACGCCCACGCCGTCGCCGATCTGGTCGATCTCGGTCAGGTGCTGGCCGAGCATCCCGTCCCGGTGCTGGTGGTCGGCAAGGGATCGAACCTGTTGGTGCTCGACGGCGGCTTCGCCGGGGTGGTGGTCCACCTCGGCGACGAGTTCGCCTCGGTCGACATCGAGGGCACCCGGGTCACCGCCGGCGGCGCGGCATCGATGCCCGTCGTCGCCCGTCGCACCGCACGTGCCGGGCTGACCGGGTTCGAGTGGGCGGTCGGGATCCCCGGTTCGATCGGCGGGTCGGTGCGGATGAACGCCGGAGGGCACGGGTCCGACATGGCGGCCAGCTTGATCAGCATCCGCGTCGTCGCCCTCGCGGGCGGCGACCATGATGAGGTGTCCGCCGATGCGCTCGAGCTCTCCTACCGGTCCTCGAACCTGGCACCGTCGACCGTCGTGGTCGACGCCACGTTCGGGTTGAGCAGAGGCGACCCGGCCACCGCCCAGGCCGAGATCGACTCCATCGTGCGGTGGCGGCGGGCGAACCAGCCCGGTGGCCCCAATGCGGGCTCGGTGTTCACCAATCCGCCCGACGATCACGCCGGGCGGCTGATCGACGAGGCGGGGTGTCGCGGGTTGCGGCTCGGCTCGGCCCAGGTGTCGCCCAAGCACGCCAACTTCATCCAGGCCGATCCTGGTGGCTCGGCCGACGACATCTGGAGGCTCATGAACGAGGTGCGCACTCGCGTGGCCGAGCGCATGGGCGTCGAGCTGCGCGCCGAGACCCACGTCGTGGGAGAGCCGGCCTCGTGA
- a CDS encoding YggT family protein: MEIICTLLGWYLVIIFIRIVLSWIPLAPGGAMEGVASFFYAITEPVMAPVRGLLPPVRMGGMGLDLSPLIVLFGIQIIRAIIC, from the coding sequence GTGGAGATCATCTGCACCCTGCTCGGGTGGTACCTGGTCATCATCTTCATCCGCATCGTCTTGAGCTGGATCCCGCTCGCTCCGGGTGGAGCCATGGAGGGCGTTGCCAGCTTCTTCTACGCGATCACCGAACCGGTCATGGCACCGGTCCGGGGCCTGCTCCCGCCGGTTCGCATGGGCGGGATGGGCCTCGACCTCTCACCGCTCATCGTGCTCTTCGGCATCCAGATCATCCGGGCGATCATCTGTTGA
- a CDS encoding UDP-N-acetylglucosamine--N-acetylmuramyl-(pentapeptide) pyrophosphoryl-undecaprenol N-acetylglucosamine transferase — protein sequence MPADPTPTWAMIAGGGTAGHVIPGLSVAAELVRRGHSPDSIHFLGSARGVEVEMVPEAGFAVSVLPGRGLNSRRLDLANLVAVVGLVRATLAGIGIVRRHRPAVVLSLGGYAAVAGIIGAAVWRVPVVVTEQNARGSLANRLAGRFAKTCAVPFEGTDLPRAVVTGNPVRPEIVEAADAAADPTRRSAIRRELGVPEGSTLIAVMSGSLGARSVNRAAIAMVERLADRGDLVVHHVVGRRDWQSEHAPAPVLGAEAAIDHRSFEYESRADRLLAAADLFIGRAGGSTVAELAVVGVPSILVPLPIAPRDAQFHNAEALVQAGAAIRITDAECTGERLVELVEELLDDPATLPAMAASARQVGHADAAGRVAALCEEHALGD from the coding sequence ATGCCCGCTGATCCGACCCCCACCTGGGCGATGATCGCGGGTGGGGGCACCGCGGGCCACGTCATCCCCGGGCTGTCGGTGGCCGCCGAGCTGGTCCGTCGAGGGCACTCACCCGACTCGATCCACTTCCTCGGCAGCGCGCGCGGGGTCGAGGTCGAGATGGTGCCCGAGGCCGGGTTCGCCGTGAGCGTCCTCCCGGGTCGTGGTCTCAACAGTCGCCGTCTCGACCTGGCCAACCTCGTGGCGGTCGTCGGACTCGTCCGGGCCACGCTCGCGGGCATCGGCATCGTGCGTCGTCACCGTCCGGCCGTGGTGCTGTCGCTCGGCGGCTACGCCGCCGTGGCCGGGATCATCGGTGCGGCGGTCTGGCGGGTCCCGGTCGTGGTCACCGAACAGAACGCAAGGGGGTCGCTCGCCAACCGTCTCGCCGGCCGCTTCGCCAAGACCTGCGCCGTGCCCTTCGAGGGCACCGACCTTCCCCGCGCCGTGGTCACGGGAAACCCGGTGCGACCCGAGATCGTCGAGGCAGCAGATGCTGCGGCCGATCCGACGAGGCGCTCTGCGATCCGTCGCGAGCTCGGCGTTCCCGAGGGCTCGACGCTCATCGCGGTGATGAGCGGATCGCTCGGTGCCCGGTCGGTCAACCGTGCAGCGATCGCCATGGTGGAACGACTCGCCGACCGGGGCGATCTCGTGGTGCACCACGTCGTCGGACGCAGGGACTGGCAGAGCGAGCACGCACCGGCTCCGGTGCTCGGCGCCGAGGCCGCCATCGACCACCGGTCCTTCGAGTACGAGTCCAGGGCCGATCGGCTGCTCGCGGCCGCCGATCTGTTCATCGGGCGAGCCGGTGGATCGACCGTCGCCGAGCTGGCCGTGGTCGGCGTGCCGAGCATCCTGGTCCCGCTTCCCATCGCCCCACGCGATGCGCAGTTCCACAACGCTGAGGCGCTGGTCCAAGCGGGCGCGGCCATCCGGATCACCGATGCCGAGTGCACCGGCGAGCGGCTGGTCGAGCTGGTCGAGGAGCTGCTCGACGATCCCGCGACGCTCCCGGCCATGGCCGCGAGCGCTCGCCAGGTAGGCCACGCTGATGCCGCGGGGCGGGTGGCCGCGCTGTGCGAGGAGCACGCGCTCGGTGACTGA
- a CDS encoding FtsQ-type POTRA domain-containing protein: MTRASSGGGTAVAERPGSTPPVDPRLRARRIAVRRREGRRRLRRLLFAVVVTIVCAMAWAITRSPLLDIDHLEVVGVERLDAATVVATGGVAIDDPLIDLDLGAVDDRIEALAWVESVEVTRSWWGTIRFAVTERVPVAILVGDGTDAGSWLVDRSGWVLASATPDDRSSLAMIEGVEAPEVGGRLDAEHRPPVSVAASLTVGLHPWIDAVVVDPSGEHWLRLARSASDPSQGHDPAPGGDPVSDPARVRLGRTLDLPEQLVAAETVLTRVDLSCLATVDVRVAATPAVTRHPDCEAM, from the coding sequence GTGACCCGTGCGAGCTCCGGTGGCGGCACCGCGGTCGCCGAGCGTCCGGGATCGACCCCGCCGGTCGATCCCCGGCTGCGTGCCCGTCGCATCGCGGTTCGTCGGCGCGAGGGCCGGCGCCGGTTGCGACGCCTGTTGTTCGCCGTGGTGGTCACCATCGTCTGCGCCATGGCGTGGGCGATCACCCGGAGCCCGCTCCTCGACATCGACCACCTCGAGGTCGTCGGGGTGGAGCGGCTCGATGCCGCCACCGTCGTCGCGACGGGTGGCGTCGCCATCGACGACCCCTTGATCGATCTCGACCTGGGGGCCGTCGACGACCGGATCGAGGCACTGGCCTGGGTCGAGTCGGTCGAGGTCACCAGGAGCTGGTGGGGAACGATACGGTTCGCGGTCACCGAGCGAGTACCCGTTGCCATCCTGGTCGGCGACGGCACCGATGCCGGTTCGTGGCTCGTCGACCGCTCCGGGTGGGTTCTGGCGTCGGCGACGCCCGACGATCGCTCGTCGCTGGCGATGATCGAGGGGGTGGAGGCACCGGAGGTGGGCGGTCGCCTCGACGCCGAGCACCGTCCCCCGGTGTCGGTGGCCGCCTCGCTGACCGTTGGCCTCCATCCCTGGATCGACGCGGTGGTGGTCGACCCCTCCGGCGAGCACTGGTTGCGCCTGGCGCGGTCGGCGTCCGATCCCAGCCAGGGCCACGACCCGGCACCGGGCGGGGATCCGGTGTCCGATCCGGCGCGGGTCCGGCTCGGCAGGACGCTCGACCTGCCCGAACAGTTGGTGGCCGCCGAGACGGTGCTGACCCGGGTCGACCTGAGCTGTCTGGCGACCGTCGATGTCCGGGTGGCCGCCACCCCGGCGGTCACCCGTCACCCCGACTGCGAGGCGATGTGA
- a CDS encoding cell division protein SepF has protein sequence MSTVWRKAMIALGLGDDEDYEDYDDEFAPRAPVPGVPPSPAPSPQPATQPRSVQPVADRTASVSPLPGVPAPEGGQTRFPTHGGPHEQPPVRTVAASNQASAPGSDPGRSAPAESVAKSGVRTIARPTATPYVVAPRSFDDAATMADHFKDKEPVIVNLQGVERDLSRRLVDFASGLCYGLGGQMKKVATDVFLLTPTDVEVSAEERQRLSERGLYDS, from the coding sequence ATGTCAACGGTCTGGCGCAAGGCGATGATCGCTCTTGGCCTCGGCGACGATGAGGACTACGAGGACTACGACGACGAGTTCGCACCGCGCGCCCCAGTTCCCGGAGTGCCACCGTCGCCGGCACCGTCCCCCCAGCCAGCCACCCAACCGCGTTCGGTCCAGCCGGTCGCCGACCGCACCGCGTCGGTGTCGCCACTACCCGGCGTTCCCGCGCCCGAAGGTGGACAGACCCGCTTTCCCACCCACGGCGGACCGCACGAACAGCCCCCGGTCCGCACGGTGGCCGCCTCGAACCAGGCCTCGGCTCCCGGGTCCGATCCCGGGCGCTCCGCTCCGGCCGAGTCGGTCGCCAAGAGCGGGGTCCGCACCATCGCCCGGCCGACGGCCACGCCCTACGTGGTGGCGCCCCGGTCCTTCGACGACGCGGCCACGATGGCCGACCACTTCAAGGACAAGGAGCCGGTGATCGTCAATCTGCAGGGAGTCGAGCGCGATCTGTCGCGACGCCTCGTCGACTTCGCCAGCGGCCTCTGCTACGGCCTCGGCGGCCAGATGAAGAAGGTCGCCACCGACGTTTTCCTGTTGACCCCCACCGACGTCGAGGTCTCTGCCGAGGAGCGCCAGCGGCTCTCCGAACGTGGCCTCTACGACTCCTAG
- the murC gene encoding UDP-N-acetylmuramate--L-alanine ligase encodes MTEVDLSRPTRIHMVAIGGKAMSAMAEILLAMGHHVTGSDLVDGPELAHLRSLGATVVVGHDAANVGDAGLVACSTAVSADNVERQAALRRGIPVVSRPELQGSIVGTRRALAVSGTHGKSSTTAMLVTICNHAGLDVSYIVGARIGNLGSARLGSGEWFVVEADESDGTFLQLGAEVAVVTNVDADHLDQWGSLDAIEAGFDRFLSEATGGSMVGVDDPIANRLGARHGSLGVGLSPGADWRIVEPEVGRGVTRFTLIDPSGASTDVAVPEPGVYNARNAAMAIAAAHHLGVPVPVAVEALARYAGLERRFQVRGEVGGVTVVDDYAHNPAKVTAVLAAAAAGGWDRVLAVFQPHRYSRTADLWASFADSFVDADIVWVTELDPSGEPHRDDISGSLIWEAARRAHPDADIRWAPDREALIAEVVGELQRGDLCITIGAGDITTLPSPLLEKLGETSP; translated from the coding sequence GTGACTGAGGTCGACCTGTCCCGCCCAACGCGGATCCACATGGTCGCCATCGGAGGCAAGGCCATGAGTGCGATGGCCGAGATCCTGCTGGCCATGGGACACCACGTCACCGGTTCCGATCTGGTCGACGGGCCCGAGCTCGCGCACCTGCGGTCCCTTGGTGCCACGGTCGTGGTCGGCCACGACGCCGCCAACGTCGGCGATGCCGGCCTGGTCGCCTGCTCCACCGCGGTGTCGGCCGACAACGTCGAACGGCAGGCCGCGCTCCGGCGCGGCATCCCGGTGGTGAGCCGCCCCGAGCTCCAGGGTTCCATCGTCGGGACGCGGCGAGCGCTCGCGGTCTCGGGGACCCATGGAAAGAGCTCGACCACGGCGATGCTGGTCACCATCTGCAACCACGCAGGGCTCGACGTCTCCTACATCGTCGGTGCCCGCATCGGGAACCTGGGCTCGGCCCGGCTCGGGAGCGGCGAGTGGTTCGTGGTCGAGGCCGACGAGAGCGACGGCACCTTCCTGCAGCTCGGCGCCGAGGTCGCGGTGGTGACCAACGTCGACGCTGACCACCTCGACCAGTGGGGGTCGCTCGACGCCATCGAGGCCGGGTTCGATCGGTTCCTCTCCGAAGCCACCGGCGGGTCGATGGTGGGTGTCGACGACCCGATCGCGAACCGCCTCGGTGCCCGGCACGGCTCGCTCGGGGTCGGTCTCTCGCCCGGCGCCGACTGGCGCATCGTCGAGCCGGAGGTCGGTCGTGGTGTCACCCGGTTCACGTTGATCGATCCATCGGGGGCCAGCACCGATGTGGCGGTGCCGGAGCCGGGCGTCTACAACGCCCGCAACGCGGCCATGGCCATCGCCGCCGCCCACCACCTGGGGGTGCCGGTGCCGGTGGCGGTCGAGGCCCTGGCCCGATACGCCGGACTCGAGCGTCGCTTCCAGGTCCGAGGCGAGGTGGGCGGCGTCACCGTGGTCGACGACTACGCCCACAACCCGGCGAAGGTCACCGCGGTGCTGGCAGCAGCCGCGGCCGGTGGGTGGGACCGAGTGCTCGCGGTGTTCCAGCCACATCGCTACAGCCGCACCGCCGACCTTTGGGCGTCCTTCGCCGACAGCTTCGTCGACGCCGACATCGTCTGGGTGACCGAGCTCGACCCCAGCGGGGAGCCCCACCGCGACGACATCAGCGGATCGCTGATCTGGGAGGCGGCGCGCCGCGCCCATCCCGACGCGGACATCCGGTGGGCGCCCGACCGCGAGGCGCTCATCGCCGAAGTGGTCGGCGAGCTACAGCGGGGCGACCTGTGCATCACCATCGGGGCGGGCGACATCACCACCCTCCCCTCCCCGCTGCTCGAGAAGCTGGGGGAGACGTCGCCGTGA
- a CDS encoding DivIVA domain-containing protein, producing MDLTPQLFRDVQFTERRGAYDKDEVNAFLARVGTAVGQMQERLREAQRRVEATEDHIAKLEAAAREQKDADETLRRTLVLAQRTADAAVSEAKDEAEGIVADARQRADEMLVQAEEAVRRDVGATRDRLEAEIRDLEGHRDEMLERIKVIDSHLETERARLHAELDAIKDVLDDPSRATIAPVPGDEPESVIVLSDPPAAESPADDEDLSHLPPPPEDWQPESTGTGSTPAAPAEPTTPGGDEPAVGEPQDEPGNDDPAPRGLFGSIDEIPDSDGPPTEAHPVVGAGGSFGSSHLDELRRAVSDESAESEADAAMAAFFDQDNDEEPSRRFGRRR from the coding sequence ATGGATCTGACCCCACAGTTGTTCCGCGACGTCCAGTTCACCGAACGTCGCGGCGCCTACGACAAGGACGAAGTCAACGCATTTCTCGCCCGGGTGGGCACTGCGGTCGGGCAGATGCAGGAACGACTCCGCGAGGCACAGCGACGCGTCGAGGCCACCGAGGACCACATCGCCAAGCTCGAGGCCGCGGCGCGGGAGCAAAAGGACGCCGACGAGACGCTGCGACGCACCCTCGTGCTCGCTCAACGCACCGCTGACGCCGCAGTCAGCGAGGCCAAGGACGAGGCCGAGGGCATCGTGGCCGACGCGCGCCAGCGGGCCGACGAGATGCTCGTCCAGGCCGAGGAGGCGGTGCGTCGAGACGTCGGGGCGACCCGCGATCGCCTCGAGGCCGAGATACGCGATCTCGAAGGCCACCGCGACGAGATGCTCGAGCGGATCAAGGTGATCGACTCGCACCTCGAGACCGAACGGGCCCGGCTGCACGCCGAGCTCGATGCCATCAAGGACGTGCTCGACGATCCGTCGCGGGCCACGATCGCTCCCGTGCCCGGCGACGAACCCGAGTCGGTGATCGTGCTGTCCGACCCTCCTGCGGCCGAGAGCCCGGCCGACGACGAGGACCTCTCGCACCTGCCACCCCCGCCCGAGGACTGGCAGCCCGAGTCGACCGGCACCGGAAGCACTCCCGCCGCGCCAGCCGAGCCGACCACGCCCGGCGGCGACGAGCCCGCCGTCGGCGAACCCCAGGACGAGCCCGGCAACGACGACCCGGCTCCCCGTGGCCTCTTCGGCAGCATCGACGAGATCCCCGACAGCGATGGTCCCCCCACCGAGGCGCACCCGGTGGTGGGAGCCGGTGGATCGTTCGGTAGCTCGCACCTCGACGAGCTGCGCCGGGCGGTCAGCGACGAGTCCGCCGAGTCCGAGGCCGACGCCGCCATGGCGGCGTTCTTCGATCAGGACAACGACGAGGAACCCTCACGTCGCTTCGGCCGCCGCCGCTGA